The Bacillota bacterium genome contains a region encoding:
- a CDS encoding recombinase family protein gives MKNVKVIESSKAREQKYKIKRVAAYARVSTKNELQESSLDLQVKHYAKEIIFNPDYIFAGIYYDHGKSGTSMIKRDGLQALLKKIHAGQVDLVLVKSLSRFARNTLDALKVLQETRKLGVEFFFEKENISSLDTSIDMILTMIAGMAEAESQQMSSNIRWGSQSRAKNGQVKAFKTFGYVLDKNKKYAINELEAEAVRTLYQMKLDGKSNKEMLDYLNSNNFTTSVGKPFYTGSQITNILRDEKYIGKITYGKSYVKTEGFEKQSVINEGERPKYIISNHHEPIIDDVTFNKVQEIIETAKRINDKPAESNHSEYKRFVYSFIHKAYLYRKKKYINDPKYDLLENDYFRNPHFPRFYVRHVSKVLLKSLNALGSKFSALEGGFDKQVNELLSKQYIEQRLEKQEELLNDYMRQYYQLERKSQKDSKDRALLFELEDIIIQESMKYTSIEDEYMNIQDGLDSLESIKKAIKQQSYPIKELDSKKVTQIFEKFVIVDKENYVSLINISGKELNFETMKNAVTREPLHEGSYKTNGKSNLTITWKIILV, from the coding sequence ATGAAAAACGTTAAAGTCATCGAATCTTCAAAAGCAAGAGAACAAAAATATAAAATTAAACGCGTCGCTGCATATGCACGTGTATCAACCAAAAACGAGCTTCAAGAGTCCTCACTTGACTTACAGGTCAAGCATTATGCAAAAGAGATTATCTTTAATCCTGATTATATCTTCGCAGGCATTTACTATGACCACGGGAAAAGTGGGACATCGATGATCAAACGAGATGGTTTGCAGGCTCTCCTTAAAAAAATCCATGCAGGACAAGTAGATTTGGTCTTAGTCAAGTCTTTATCTAGGTTCGCTAGAAATACCCTTGATGCTTTAAAAGTCCTCCAGGAAACGAGAAAACTAGGAGTTGAGTTCTTCTTTGAAAAAGAAAACATCTCTTCTCTTGATACAAGTATAGATATGATTCTTACAATGATTGCAGGAATGGCTGAAGCAGAGTCTCAACAAATGTCATCAAACATCAGATGGGGCAGTCAAAGTAGAGCAAAAAACGGACAAGTCAAAGCATTTAAAACGTTTGGCTATGTTTTGGATAAGAACAAGAAATATGCAATCAATGAATTAGAAGCTGAAGCTGTAAGAACACTATATCAAATGAAGCTAGATGGGAAATCCAATAAAGAAATGCTAGATTATTTAAATTCCAACAATTTTACAACAAGCGTTGGAAAACCATTTTACACCGGAAGTCAAATAACGAATATTTTACGAGATGAAAAATACATTGGTAAAATCACATACGGAAAAAGTTATGTCAAAACTGAGGGATTTGAAAAGCAATCCGTCATCAATGAAGGTGAGCGTCCAAAATACATCATCAGTAATCATCATGAACCGATTATAGATGACGTTACCTTTAATAAGGTGCAGGAGATCATCGAAACTGCGAAAAGAATAAACGATAAACCTGCTGAATCAAATCATAGTGAATACAAACGTTTTGTCTATTCCTTTATCCATAAAGCTTATTTGTATCGAAAAAAGAAATACATCAATGATCCGAAATATGATCTACTAGAAAACGACTATTTCCGTAATCCCCACTTCCCCCGTTTTTATGTTAGACACGTATCCAAAGTGCTACTCAAGTCACTCAATGCCTTAGGCTCGAAATTTAGCGCTTTGGAAGGGGGATTTGACAAGCAAGTGAATGAACTTTTAAGTAAACAATATATTGAACAAAGATTAGAAAAGCAAGAGGAACTTTTAAATGATTACATGAGACAATATTATCAGTTAGAACGAAAAAGTCAAAAGGATTCAAAGGATCGTGCACTTCTATTTGAACTAGAGGATATCATTATTCAGGAGAGTATGAAATATACTTCTATAGAAGATGAGTATATGAATATTCAAGATGGTTTGGATTCATTAGAATCCATTAAGAAAGCTATCAAGCAACAATCATATCCGATAAAGGAACTCGATTCTAAAAAGGTAACTCAGATATTTGAAAAGTTTGTGATTGTAGATAAAGAGAATTATGTATCCTTAATCAATATTTCGGGAAAAGAACTTAACTTTGAAACAATGAAAAATGCAGTGACTCGAGAGCCACTGCATGAAGGATCTTATAAAACGAATGGTAAAAGCAATCTAACAATTACATGGAAGATTATCCTTGTTTGA